One window from the genome of Treponema sp. OMZ 838 encodes:
- a CDS encoding heavy metal translocating P-type ATPase, translating into MQTRYFTVTGMSCAACSANVEKAVSRLAGVETVQVNLLTKRMTVTYNPDTLNTDTIIQTIEKIGYGAFPLSEENAASPSVQQTDSEIADAEKKQFIFSLFFLIPLMYVSMGRMLKLPLPSFFAGTENALIFVFTQFLLTLPVLILNRRFFTNGLTSLFHRAPNMNSLIAIGSGAAVIYGIFALYRIGYGLGHGQLDVVQLYIKDLYFESSAMILTLISLGKFLEARAKKKTSEALEKLIQLRPRTAQIVRNGIEIEIPVENIVIGDAIIIRPGQTLPVDGTIIEGSTSLDESAVTGESLPVEKTVGDSVISASHNISGSFIFRADKVGNDTTLARIIALVEEASSSKAPVAKLADVISGYFVPIVMLISLASFIGWLIVGASFEFALSTAISVLVISCPCALGLATPTAIMAGTGKGAQLGILIRSAEGLELAHRVNAVLLDKTGTITEGKPTLQHIEVFSEQYTDNDILWIAYSLEHLSEHPLAHAIIKAAEEKKLSPFKVRGFAAVHGKGIYGTAAIDELNGTTSISNLRIGAGNTKLCNELGIPVSEAIQMRIAEAAEQGASPLLVTIGDECVGLITVSDPVKEDSIRAIHDFHEMSIHTVMLTGDNQRTAEAIRKIVGIGDVAAELLPQDKKAKVEYYRSKGFSPAFIGDGINDAPALTAADVGIAIGGGTDIAIESADIVLMNNSLETAVTAIQLSKAVMRTIKQNLFWALFYNSLCIPLAAGLFYTVFGLRLSPMFAAAAMSFSSVTVVTNALRLNRFRPKRIAQDVHNMQYCSAVPTDKKHDDTKPENITHKENIDMKNITLTVEGMSCGHCSARVEKALNAIEGVSAKVDLGAKTASVTYPDSVTIDALKAAVTDAGYSVTGSH; encoded by the coding sequence ATGCAAACACGTTATTTTACCGTTACCGGTATGAGCTGTGCCGCCTGCTCCGCAAATGTAGAAAAGGCGGTAAGTCGTCTTGCCGGCGTAGAGACGGTGCAGGTCAATCTTTTAACAAAGCGGATGACTGTAACCTATAATCCCGATACCCTTAATACCGATACCATCATACAAACGATAGAAAAAATCGGCTACGGAGCATTTCCGCTGTCTGAGGAAAATGCAGCGAGCCCGTCTGTTCAACAGACTGATTCTGAAATCGCCGATGCCGAAAAAAAACAATTTATCTTCTCCCTTTTCTTTCTTATTCCATTGATGTATGTGTCGATGGGGCGGATGCTCAAGCTGCCGCTTCCGTCTTTTTTTGCAGGAACCGAGAATGCCCTCATCTTTGTCTTTACGCAATTTCTGCTCACGTTGCCGGTTCTTATACTGAACCGCCGTTTTTTCACTAACGGACTTACGAGCTTATTCCACCGTGCGCCGAATATGAATAGCCTCATCGCCATCGGTTCCGGCGCTGCGGTTATTTACGGGATTTTTGCGCTGTACCGGATCGGATACGGCTTAGGGCACGGTCAATTAGATGTCGTGCAGCTCTATATAAAGGATCTCTATTTTGAATCTTCGGCGATGATTTTAACGCTGATTTCTTTGGGAAAATTTTTGGAGGCACGGGCAAAAAAGAAAACCTCCGAAGCATTGGAAAAATTGATTCAGCTTCGCCCCCGAACAGCTCAAATAGTGCGGAATGGAATTGAGATTGAAATTCCGGTAGAAAATATTGTGATCGGTGATGCAATCATTATCAGGCCGGGACAAACATTGCCCGTTGACGGAACTATCATAGAAGGAAGCACATCGCTTGACGAATCTGCCGTTACGGGTGAAAGCCTCCCGGTCGAAAAAACGGTCGGAGATTCGGTGATTAGTGCCTCGCATAATATATCGGGCAGCTTTATCTTCCGTGCTGATAAAGTAGGTAATGATACGACATTGGCGCGGATTATTGCGCTCGTCGAAGAAGCGTCCTCATCAAAGGCTCCGGTTGCAAAGCTGGCTGACGTTATCAGCGGTTATTTTGTACCGATTGTCATGTTGATTTCGCTTGCATCCTTTATCGGCTGGCTTATCGTAGGCGCTTCTTTTGAGTTCGCGCTTTCGACCGCTATTTCCGTGTTGGTTATTTCTTGTCCCTGTGCGCTCGGGCTTGCGACGCCGACTGCGATTATGGCCGGTACGGGCAAGGGGGCGCAGCTCGGTATCCTCATCCGTTCCGCGGAAGGACTCGAACTCGCTCACCGCGTGAATGCGGTTCTGCTCGATAAGACGGGAACGATCACGGAAGGAAAGCCGACATTGCAGCACATTGAAGTGTTTTCGGAACAGTATACGGATAATGATATTCTGTGGATTGCCTATAGTCTTGAGCATTTATCCGAACATCCGCTTGCTCATGCAATTATCAAGGCGGCAGAAGAAAAAAAACTGTCGCCGTTTAAGGTGCGCGGTTTTGCGGCAGTACACGGGAAAGGAATTTACGGAACGGCTGCAATCGATGAGCTTAACGGAACTACATCGATTAGTAATTTAAGGATCGGCGCCGGAAATACGAAACTCTGCAACGAATTGGGAATTCCCGTATCGGAAGCGATTCAAATGCGGATTGCGGAAGCTGCCGAACAAGGCGCTTCTCCGCTACTGGTTACAATAGGGGATGAATGTGTCGGGCTTATCACCGTCTCCGATCCGGTAAAAGAAGACAGTATCCGGGCTATTCATGATTTCCACGAAATGAGTATCCATACGGTTATGCTGACAGGAGACAATCAGCGGACGGCGGAGGCTATCCGGAAAATTGTCGGGATCGGGGATGTCGCAGCAGAGCTATTGCCGCAGGATAAAAAAGCAAAAGTTGAATACTATCGCTCGAAAGGGTTTTCACCGGCTTTTATCGGCGACGGTATTAATGATGCGCCTGCACTGACTGCTGCGGATGTCGGTATTGCGATCGGCGGCGGCACGGATATCGCTATTGAAAGCGCCGATATCGTACTAATGAACAACAGCCTCGAAACGGCGGTTACTGCAATTCAACTTAGCAAGGCTGTGATGCGTACCATTAAACAAAACCTGTTCTGGGCGCTTTTTTACAATTCGCTGTGTATTCCGCTTGCGGCAGGTCTCTTTTATACCGTATTCGGGCTTAGGCTTAGTCCTATGTTTGCCGCCGCCGCAATGAGCTTCAGTTCGGTGACGGTTGTTACCAATGCATTACGGTTGAACAGATTCCGCCCAAAACGCATTGCACAGGATGTTCATAATATGCAATACTGTTCCGCTGTTCCTACCGATAAAAAGCATGATGATACAAAACCGGAAAATATAACGCATAAGGAGAATATCGATATGAAAAATATCACGTTGACTGTTGAAGGAATGTCCTGCGGGCATTGTTCCGCTCGGGTTGAAAAAGCGTTGAACGCTATCGAAGGGGTATCAGCAAAAGTCGATTTGGGTGCAAAAACCGCCTCCGTTACCTATCCCGATTCCGTAACAATCGATGCGCTCAAAGCTGCCGTAACCGATGCAGGCTATTCAGTAACCGGCTCACACTAA
- a CDS encoding FAD-dependent oxidoreductase — MKKIDTDLFAESGIALDGKGRAQYNPATFETNVKNVYVIGDCAAGPATVVQAIANAAKAAKAIIESVKAQAWTAQFTTLNYNPVTVSAYSKRAILMPMNLAASDGVAKESVRCLECSTVCESCVDVCPNRANLALTVPGMRMKQIVHVDGMCNECGNCATFCPYESAPYKDKFTLFHSEKDFLDSTNEGFLYLDDARSRCRVRLAGEVRDITLATETALPKELLQIINAVKTQYAYLL, encoded by the coding sequence GTGAAAAAAATCGACACCGATCTCTTTGCGGAATCCGGCATTGCGCTGGACGGAAAAGGAAGAGCGCAATACAATCCCGCTACGTTTGAAACGAATGTGAAGAACGTGTATGTCATCGGGGATTGCGCCGCGGGGCCTGCCACGGTTGTACAAGCTATTGCCAATGCAGCCAAAGCAGCGAAGGCGATTATCGAGTCGGTAAAGGCGCAGGCATGGACGGCTCAGTTTACAACACTGAACTACAACCCTGTTACCGTATCGGCGTACTCAAAGCGGGCAATTTTAATGCCGATGAACCTTGCCGCCTCCGACGGCGTTGCAAAAGAAAGCGTCCGCTGTTTGGAATGCTCGACTGTTTGCGAATCCTGCGTCGATGTGTGCCCGAACCGCGCGAACCTTGCGCTCACCGTACCCGGTATGCGTATGAAGCAGATTGTTCACGTGGACGGTATGTGTAACGAGTGCGGCAACTGCGCAACATTCTGCCCCTACGAGAGCGCCCCGTACAAGGATAAATTCACGCTGTTCCACTCGGAAAAAGATTTCCTCGACAGCACAAATGAAGGCTTCCTCTATCTTGATGATGCACGCAGCCGATGCAGAGTACGGCTTGCCGGAGAAGTCCGCGATATCACGCTTGCAACGGAAACCGCTCTTCCCAAAGAACTCTTGCAGATTATCAATGCGGTAAAGACGCAGTACGCGTATTTACTGTAG